The following are encoded in a window of Scophthalmus maximus strain ysfricsl-2021 chromosome 2, ASM2237912v1, whole genome shotgun sequence genomic DNA:
- the rergla gene encoding ras-related and estrogen-regulated growth inhibitor-like protein, whose protein sequence is MNEMKIVVLGSEGVGKSALIVRFLTRRFIGEYASSSECVYRKCVCVEGRQVHLELYEPCSQACEGKSALNDQIRWADGFILVYDISDRSSFLTAKALLRLIRELHLGSTKRNVDPLIFLVGNKQDLCHMREVQREEAQRLAAEAHCQFYELSVAEHYQEVALIFSKMVQSVSRGCKERRRRRPSGSKSVAKLINNVFGKRRKSV, encoded by the exons ATGAATGAGATGAAGATTGTAGTGTTGGGCAGTGAAGGTGTTGGCAAATCAG ctcttATCGTCCGTTTCCTCACCAGGCGCTTCATTGGCGAGTACGCTTCCTCTTCAG AGTGCGtgtacaggaagtgtgtgtgtgtggagggaaggCAGGTCCACCTGGAGCTCTATGAGCCCTGCTCTCAG GCCTGTGAGGGTAAGTCTGCGTTAAATGACCAGATCCGCTGGGCTGACGGTTTCATTTTGGTCTACGATATCAGCGACcgctcctccttcctcaccgCCAAAGCCTTATTGCGTCTAATCCGAGAGCTGCACCTTGGATCGACCAAAAG GAATGTAGACCCGCTCATATTTCTGGTGGGAAACAAGCAGGACCTTTGCCACATGAGAGAGGTGCAGCGCGAGGAGGCCCAGCGTCTGGCCGCGGAGGCTCACTGCCAGTTCTACGAGCTGTCGGTGGCTGAGCACTACCAGGAGGTGGCGCTCATATTCTCCAAGATGGTGCAAAGCGTCAGCCGGGGCtgcaaggagaggaggaggaggcgcccGAGCGGCTCCAAGTCCGTGGCCAAGCTCATCAACAACGTCTTCGGCAAGAGGAGGAAATCAGTGTGA